Below is a window of Brassica napus cultivar Da-Ae chromosome A5, Da-Ae, whole genome shotgun sequence DNA.
TAAATTTATTACTTCAGTGCCATatgattgtaaataatttgaaaaattaaggGTTAATTTATAagtgtacttctgttttaataaagtAGATGAGAAGAATCTCTCATTACATCTGTCAATTTTTAagtaattcaattttttttaaaaaaaattaaaacttaattaaagtattaaatcttcttaaaatgttaatattatttagtttagatatttatttgagAAATTTTGATAACAGAAAAGCTCTTTATTATTACCTTTATCCTTTGAAATTTTAAAGTGATGCTTAATAATCAATCTCTATCCAAAATCTGAGGACAGCAATTGATACCTTAATAATTTTGTTACTCGTGACAGCCTTTCCATTCACATGAATGCATTGATCTAATTGAATGTAACAATTTAATATTATCCAGAACAAACTTTAGTGGAAATCTAtgtatttattgattattaAAAGCATATTGTACGTCAAATTGCTGTAAGATAATATTCATGTGTCAGAAGATAATCAAACAATGTTATTCGAAAAGTACGTTGTATCTGTGGGGCTATTGATTACGATATGGAAACAAAAAGTTGACTATCAGcccttatttttatatatggatAACTATATTCGTAAACTATACGTAGTTCCATACTTTTTAGTCGTACTCTTCCGTTGCTCTTTACTTCTTCGGTTTACATTGGAAATGTAAAAGCTGTCGAATTACTTCTTCTATTTTTGCTAATCATCGAACTACATTATTGTCAATTTCTATGATGTTTCTGTTGAAGTTAATTAGCTTGTAGTAAGGTATCTACGTGGAACAACTTCACTTGGACTTTTGTTTTCGCGATCAACACAACTTGAACTGGTGGGCGATAGCGATAGTTTACACAAAGTTGGCACTGATGGCAAAAGCACAACTGATGGCAAAAGCACAACTGGTTATACAAAATTCATCGTagatgattaaaaataaattagggGCCCttgatagaaaacaaaaaaaaaatttggtccCCTTTCTATAATTAAATTTGTATGATTTTGGGATGGGTTTTGGGCCATTGCACTGCTGGCCCCCCCTCTTGAGCCGGCTCTGTGGTCACGTATTCTATCTCGATGAAAGGTCAATAACATGGTGttttcagaaacaaaagatTGTGTGAAGCCAAATTCATGGCTGTTACAGAGACAATGAAACAGACGATTTGGTTACAGGAAGTACTCAGCGAGATCGtgaaaaaaatcatacaagAAAGTAACAATACAGATTGATAATAAGTCTTTGATTGCACTTACTAAAAACCATGTGTTTCACGGCCGGAGTAAAAACATACTAGAAAGTTTCACTTCATTAGAGAATGAACAAGTTGAAATGGAGTATGTGTCCGAGAATAAATAGAgaggagtgaaaatgagtttaaaacTTAAGGAGAAGATTGTTGAAATTAGCTTGAAAGAAGCTTGAGAAACAAGCTATCCCATCCCTAGTTGGTTTATGATCTAAAGAGATAAGGATGATAATGTTTGTGTGTTTACAATTAGGAATAGGATTgctaatatctttatataagcTATGTCGAACAATGGCATAAGCTATAAGTTGTGTGATTTATGTGAGCTTTAGtttttgagatatttttttaaagcatTGAAATGATTAGAAAGAAAGAGTGTTTCCTATTTCGATTCTTGAGTTCTATAGTTTCGATAACGTTTCGTCATATAGAATGATAAATAGATGTAATGATAAATAGAATGTGCAGGCGTGACACAAGCTTATGTTTTACTACATCAAGTGTATGGCCTTGCCCTCAAACCTGAAACTGCTCGAAGCTCTGAACAAAGTTTAAAGGTGGAGAACGGAGTCAAGTTTTAGTCCCACAAATGTATATCTATTATAACCGTCTTAGTTAAAGTTTTTCTCAAGGTTATATAACTGACGCATATAAAAAATCTCATAAATAGTCTGACCTTCAAGAACACACATCAGTCGattttaaatatgattaataaagtATTGGCCATTTTTTTGTTGCATTTCACAAGCAGAACAAGAGAAGCATATTATCTTTACTTTTTGGCTTGCCTGCCGTAATGTTACCCGATATCAGTGACATTCTTCCTCGACTAATCAGATCTTGTTTTCAGACCAGTAAACTTTGTTCTCAGTTACgtcttttattatattaattttcttttgatagAGTTTGTTGTTTACTAATCAACGCCACTAATTTTGACATGTATATAGAAGCTGTAGACGTTGCTGCAAACCACTGAAACAAGACAACTAAGGATTTCGATCACATGGGTAAAGTCAATTTggcttttagatattttttttgtacattTGCTGacaatagaaaaacaaaaaccaaagtacgaataaaataaaatagtacaaCAGAACATCAAGAGGAAACAAAATTGGAAAAGGGAAGACAACTATGCAATCGTACATATCATAGTATTTATTTAtgggaaaataaaattattaagaacatGGGTTTTGGTATtcctttttatatatgttaccAACCTACTTACATTTGGTGTTTAGCGATCCTTAACGGCTAGTCAGCTACTAACAATAATGCAAACATCCGAAAAATTACGTGCAAAAATGATTAGATCATGGTTGATTTTCAGGTATTGATTCATGAAACGACATGTGAATACCTCCCTCCACTGCTCCCAAAATTATGTAAAGCGGTGGAATACGAACGCTTAGCCCGTAGAAGGATAGAGAAGCAAGCACGTTTGAGTTCCACTTATAGCCATCAGAAGTGGCATGTAATGTAATCTACCATATGTTCATGATCGTTCAATAGTATTACATACaaccatgattaacccgaggTTCTTGGAGTTAGAGTGGAGTTTTTAGCGGAAGttaaaaaactgtttcttaatttCTGCTAAGAACCCTATCTTAAAAATCCcggattaatcatgctctaagttaTGCTCTAAGTTATTCGGAAAGACATCTTATGAAGATTATTTGACCGTATTAATTTGCATATCAACCAACACGCACCAAAAGATCTCCAAACCAAGAATACAAATAACTCCGAAAATATTCCAATTCCAAATAAATATAGTAAgccaaaatatgtaaaaatgaaGCGTCCCAGTAACCATTTATGTAAACTCCAGTAGTGACGTTCTACGCACATCTAACTTTTTGTGGAAAATATATTTTGCCATTTTGACGAATGCGGGGAAAACGACGACGCATGGACCCCGACAAAGATTTAGCCGACACTACATCAAATACTTAGACCATCTTTAACGCGGAGGATTTGTGGTCCTTAACGAGATCCTTAAGCATTAatgttgatttaattaaatggaaAACAAATAAATGCTAGATAATCGATCCTTAGTGGGTTGATTTGGTGACCGAAAATATCAAGGGTTATTAAAACACGTGTCAGCTGctcatttatttgtattttttttctttttcttttctttctttcttctaatttattttgtaaccgTTTCGTTCTTGTTTTCTCCGCGAGAAGAGACTGATCGAAACCGACGACGGAAACGACGATTCTGTCGGTCCACTCGACGTCTCCTCCGTCTTCGCCGTGATTAGAAGGATCGAAACCCACCACGGACGACGACTCTCTCGGTCCTCAGCGCGGCTCCTCCGTCTTGTCTTGTTTTCTCCGTCGGAAGAAGGGTCTAAAATCCATCACAATCGACGCCTCTCTCGTTCCTCACCGCGACTCCTCCGTCTTGTCTCCTCACCGCGACTCCTTTGACTCCTCCGTCTTGTCTCCTCACGAAGACTCCTCACCGTGACTCCTCTGACTCCTCCGTCTTGTCTCCTCACCGCGACTCCTCTTACTCCTCCGTCTTGTCTCCTAACCGCGACTCCTCTGACTTGTCTCCGTTAGAAGATGGATCGAAACCCACCACAATCGACTACTCTCTCGGAGCCCACCGCATCTGCTCTGTCGGTTCTCGTCTTCTCCGAGTGAAGAATGGTTCAAACCCATGACTTCCCGTGTATGTACTAACTTTCTCACTTCATTCTTGTGTTTTCAATTTAATTGTTAGCTAGCAAACTGGTTTAGACTATCATATTGTTTGATCTTAAGTTGATTGTCTTAAGTTGATTGTCTTGTTAATTATGACAGGGAGTTTGAGCTCTGGACATGAGGTCCTCCGACTGAAGTCACAACCAGAAGGAGTTCTTTTTTGAAGTTCAGTGCAAACTGTGGGTGAGGTATGTGTGCAAAAATCGACTTTAATTTCTTGCTTGCGACTGATGAATGCTTGTTAGAGTTAGGATGAATGCTTGGGTTAGTGGTTAGTAGGTAGAGTGATGAATGCTTGCCACAAGTGGTTAGTTTAATGAATGCTTTGTGATGAATGCTTGTTTTAGTGTTGTAATAGGATGTGGTTAGGTAATAAATATGGTAGTTACATGTCTTCTcagaatgaagttgaattcttTCGACAAAAGGAAGATGCTCTCGGCCGGCTTAGTCTCTctccacttcaaaagtgtacagcagccattcgtgtcttggcataCGGTAACGCCGCTGATGCTgttgacgaatacctccgactCGGTGAAACAACTACTCGTTCATGTGTGGAACATTTTGTcgaagaaataataaatttattcggtgaagagtacctaagaagaccaacaccggctgatcttcaacgtctacttgaaGTTGGTGAGTTCCGTGGATTTCCCGgtatgataggaagcatcgattgtatgcattgggagtggaagaattgtcccaccgcttggaaagggcaatattcaCGTGGTTCCGGAAAACCCACAATTGTTTTAGAAGCGGTTGCTTCTTttgatctctggatatggcatgcgttttttggaccgCCAGGTactttaaatgatatcaatgttcttgaccgctcacctgtttttgatgatataATACAAGGTCACGCTCCGGCAGTCACTTATTATGTTAATGGAAGGGAgtatcatttggcttactatctcaccgacggtatttatccgaaatgggctaCTTTTATCCAATCAATTCGGGAGCCACAAGGGCCGAAAGCGGTTTTATTTGCTAAACACCAAGAAGCtatccgaaaagatgtcgagcgtgctttcggagtcttgcaagctcgctttgcaATTGTTAAAAACCCGGCACTTTTTTGGGACAAAGGCAAAATTGGgaatattatgagagcatgtatcatactccataataagATAGTGGAAGATGAACGAGATGGATATACTCTGTCTAATCTTTCCGAGTTCCAACACGGAGACGACcccggaagttcacatgtcgatctcgaTTTTCAAACGGATATCCCTTCAAATATCACCAATATGATGGGTGCTCGAAGTAGAATTCGTGATCAACATAAGCATCAACAACTTAAAGcggatttggttgaacatatatggcataaatttggacataatgaaGACATCAACTGAGTTCGGAAGTTTGTTTTCGAATTATTCTCGATTATTGTACTAAtctatattttcatgtttttttttaaatctatgttttaaatgttatattttaatatattttatttaataaataaattttattaaaaagaattaataatttttttaagaacctcgAATTAAGAAACCTCCATTGGACCGCTAAAAATGGAAGTTTCTTAACAGAGATCCTTAACTCCACTTAaggtttaatttattattaaaattttcttaaggATCTCAAAAAGGGTTTTAGGGTTAAAGATGGTCTTACACGACGATGAAAAACACACTCGTATAGgcggtgcatctcatcatatacTTCGAAAAGAAGAAATATACAAACCAAGATCTATcttcatatatatacacatatacatAACTGGTCCAACAACTATTAACTTCTCTACGAAAGAACAAAGGCAGACAAGAGAAAAGAGAATGTCGTCGTCAAGGGAGCTACAATACTTGGAATACACATACAGAAACAATCGTCCCACGACGGGTCTCCTCAACTCCATCTTCATGACCACCGTCAACACGGCCGCTCGTTCTCTCGTCTCCGTCGCCACCACCGCCTCCACACCGGAGCTGGCTTCTAGGCGGTGGTCGGCTTCGGACCACCTCAGGTTCATGTCTATGATGATGGCGTGGCTAGCCCTTTGGGTTCTTAGGGTTTTCTTGGActatcttcctcttcctctcatcacttcttcttcttctgcttatTCTGATTCTTATCATCCCTTTAGTTTTGCTTCGGGTCTTCTTACCGCGGCGGCTGAGAAAGCGTTGGTACCGGCTTCCGCTCCCTCCTCGTCATCAACGGCGTTGGTGAAGTATTCAGGGTCGGCGGATTTGGGTACGATGGTTTGTGACGGCGTTGATGTGCCTTCCGTTAACTCTCTCGGTAGAGCACTTTGTCACGTAAGTGTTAACATGTAATctttcattatttgatgttAAATTAGCATTAacgtttaagttttttttttgtttggtactttggttaacatttttaaacatttagcgttttagttttatttggtCTAACTATCATAAAACCAATCAGGACATGAGTCATGGCGATCATACGTAGACTTGTGTGTTATTTCTAGGTTATGTTTGCATAGCCAGATCTCAGATTGAATGTGATATCTTCTTTTCTATTATCATAAACATTTGATTATGGACCTTTCTATTATTGGATACTACACGAGGTGCATAACGTGGACATATTTTCTCTGTAATTGCTACGTGGTCAACATGCATGGTGCCACGTCATACATGAAAACAAAGAGGGAGTGGAACACATCTTTAAGTTGTAATTGTATTCTTAATTAGTGTCTTTCGATCAAAAAAATTAGTGTCTAGAATAAGTAGacataattaataaacaaagctattataaaaatgaattgTCTGTTTCGAGCTAGAAATTATTGCTCGTTTAGATAAATGTAAATATGCACATATACAAAAGTTCGATATGTTTGGATAATTCGATTGACTATGGTCCGATATGTATACTTATTAATGGTTTTTATTTGCCATTTTATGCATCTAATATCTAAACATTGTCTATGACTATGAGTAGGCTTTAGCGCTAATGAACGAGATTCCAGTAACCTCAAGAAAGTACCAATTTGCCATGGGAATGGCTGAGAAGATCATGGAAGAGAACGCCCAGAGCTGCAACGTGGAACTACTTGACGTAAATCGAGTGGCCCTCGCGTCTTCCTTTGCACGCACCACTGCGCGTTTACATGACTCCTTGAAACGTTCTAGAACCGCAGACGAACCCGTTGGTGGTCTGCCTCTGCGTCTGGTCAGTGCCCTTCCTCTAGGAGGCTATGTTGCCTCTTACGCGAGAGGGGTGAGCACGTGCATCAACACGGTGAGGTCCTTGGCGGATATGACTGGTAACTTGTTATCGCAGAGTAGGAGGAGGGAGTCTGCGTTGGTGAGAGCGGGTGGTTTTCAGGAGAATGAGGTTGAACTGGCGGTGGAGAAGCTGGCGGAGGAGCTGTTGTGGATGACGGAGAAACTTAGGCGTTATGGTGCGGTGGAAGAAGGTATAAAACGGTGGAGCTACGCTTCTGGATTAGCTTCCTTGTCTCTTACGGCTGCTCCTAGAGTGCAAGGCCTCTTGGTTAAGATTTCAGGTAATAACATGTGGCATTATATTTCTTCTTGGCATTgcgaatttttctttttgttatatttctaaattaatattaCCTAGTTGAACGTAGTTTAGCCtattttgattaaatatatCGTTAGTTTTGAATAATTTCACTTTATTAGATTTGTTGCTACTAAGTTTAATTCTTGGTCATCAGGTTTTTATTCATTTGTATGGTCCATTGTTTGCTCAAACATTCTCACTAATGTTTTGCAGCGCTCTTAATTGGTGAGATGGCACGAGACAGTACAAAAGTTCCAGGACAAGTGAAGTTCAGGCTCCTTGCAAACTGGCTACCGTTGTTCAGTCACGCAAGGCTTGGGCTAGCGTTTCCCGTTCTGACAGGTTATGAGAGGGTTGAGGTGGAACGAGCCATAGACAAAGCGATATCTACATTGCCTGCATTAGACCAAGAGATCTTACTCACAAACTGGCTCCAAGATTTCTCAGTCTCCGCCACTGAGTGGCCCAATCTCACCCCAGCGTACGACCGTTGGTGCAACTCCACTCGCCAGTTTGTCATGTAGGCGACCAATATTATAGTCGTTAAGTTCATGTTCCAAAAAGGACAACAAACACATGGATGCGTCTCGTAATACTTTTTGTGTCCAGATATTCATCTTTAGGTAATAAGACTAGTTTCAACCTAGTCAAAGATTCAGACATAAAACCATCTCGATGTATTCCTCGAATCTCAGAGGAACATAGTTCTAAGCTTAAATGttcttttctgaaaaaaaaaaaacagatagaTCGTAGCTGTTCTGAATCAAATGATTGCGAATGCGGAAACAGATGAAAGCAGAACCGAGAATCAAAAACTTTTTAGAAAGTTCCAATTTATGAGATTGTTTAAAGGATCCAAGCAAATCTGATGATGCTTTTGTTTAATATAGTGTACAAACAGACAGCTAAGGTGACAAAGTTTTTTTagcttacaatttttttttcctggaa
It encodes the following:
- the LOC125608852 gene encoding uncharacterized protein LOC125608852 isoform X2, with product MSSSRELQYLEYTYRNNRPTTGLLNSIFMTTVNTAARSLVSVATTASTPELASRRWSASDHLSFASGLLTAAAEKALVPASAPSSSSTALVKYSGSADLGTMVCDGVDVPSVNSLGRALCHALALMNEIPVTSRKYQFAMGMAEKIMEENAQSCNVELLDVNRVALASSFARTTARLHDSLKRSRTADEPVGGLPLRLVSALPLGGYVASYARGVSTCINTVRSLADMTGNLLSQSRRRESALVRAGGFQENEVELAVEKLAEELLWMTEKLRRYGAVEEGIKRWSYASGLASLSLTAAPRVQGLLVKISALLIGEMARDSTKVPGQVKFRLLANWLPLFSHARLGLAFPVLTGYERVEVERAIDKAISTLPALDQEILLTNWLQDFSVSATEWPNLTPAYDRWCNSTRQFVM
- the LOC125608852 gene encoding uncharacterized protein LOC125608852 isoform X1, with protein sequence MSSSRELQYLEYTYRNNRPTTGLLNSIFMTTVNTAARSLVSVATTASTPELASRRWSASDHLRFMSMMMAWLALWVLRVFLDYLPLPLITSSSSAYSDSYHPFSFASGLLTAAAEKALVPASAPSSSSTALVKYSGSADLGTMVCDGVDVPSVNSLGRALCHALALMNEIPVTSRKYQFAMGMAEKIMEENAQSCNVELLDVNRVALASSFARTTARLHDSLKRSRTADEPVGGLPLRLVSALPLGGYVASYARGVSTCINTVRSLADMTGNLLSQSRRRESALVRAGGFQENEVELAVEKLAEELLWMTEKLRRYGAVEEGIKRWSYASGLASLSLTAAPRVQGLLVKISALLIGEMARDSTKVPGQVKFRLLANWLPLFSHARLGLAFPVLTGYERVEVERAIDKAISTLPALDQEILLTNWLQDFSVSATEWPNLTPAYDRWCNSTRQFVM
- the LOC125608667 gene encoding putative nuclease HARBI1, encoding MWLGNKYGSYMSSQNEVEFFRQKEDALGRLSLSPLQKCTAAIRVLAYGNAADAVDEYLRLGETTTRSCVEHFVEEIINLFGEEYLRRPTPADLQRLLEVGEFRGFPGMIGSIDCMHWEWKNCPTAWKGQYSRGSGKPTIVLEAVASFDLWIWHAFFGPPGTLNDINVLDRSPVFDDIIQGHAPAVTYYVNGREYHLAYYLTDGIYPKWATFIQSIREPQGPKAVLFAKHQEAIRKDVERAFGVLQARFAIVKNPALFWDKGKIGNIMRACIILHNKIVEDERDGYTLSNLSEFQHGDDPGSSHVDLDFQTDIPSNITNMMGARSRIRDQHKHQQLKADLVEHIWHKFGHNEDIN